The sequence below is a genomic window from Nostoc flagelliforme CCNUN1.
AAAACTCAAAGCCTGCATTGTTGCGATTTATGTAACAGGGTTTGTAATTAGTTCCCAGTCCCTAGTCCCTCGTTCAAGGGAATAAAGTTTATCTGTGGTTACTCAATTTGAGGTACAATCTTAAGCCTGCCAATAAATGACGATGCTTGCTGACAGGAGATGCTTCTATGGCCCGGATGTATTATGACGAAGATGCCAATTTAGACCTTTTGGCTGGAAAAACTATTGCTATCATCGGCTATGGTTCTCAAGGTCATGCCCACGCTCTCAATCTCAAAGATAGTGGTTTGAATGTGATTGTGGGACTATATCCGGGTAGTAAGTCAGTAGCAAAAGCTGAAGCAGCTGGGTTAACTGTGAAAAATGTTGCAGATGCTGCCAATGCTGCTGATTTCATCATGATTTTGTTACCTGATGAAGTCCAAAAAACGATTTACAAAAACGAGATTGAACCAAATCTCGAAGAAGGGAATGTGTTAGCCTTTGCCCACGGTTTCAATATTCACTTTGGGCAAGTTGTACCACCGGCTAACGTAGATGTGGTGATGGTAGCACCCAAAGGGCCGGGGCATTTAGTACGGCGGACTTATGAAGGTGGTGAAGGCGTACCAGCGCTGTTTGCAGTTTATCAAGATGCTAGTGGTCAGGCACGCGATCGCGCCATGTCTTACGCTAAAGGTATCGGTGGTACTCGCGCTGGTGTTCTCGAAACGACTTTCCGCGAAGAAACCGAAACAGATTTATTTGGCGAACAAGCGGTATTGTGCGGTGGTTTGAGTGCTTTAATCAAAGCCGGATTTGAAACTTTGGTAGAAGCTGGTTATCAACCAGAATTGGCTTATTTTGAATGTCTGCATGAAGTCAAGCTGATTGTTGACTTGGTTGTGGAAGGCGGTTTAGCTAAAATGCGCGACAGCATTTCTAACACTGCTGAGTATGGCGATTATACTCGTGGGCCGCGGATTGTGACTGAACAAACCAAAGCTGAAATGCAGAAGATTCTCAGCGAAATTCAATCTGGACAATTTGCACGGGAATTTGTTTTGGAAAATCAATCTGGTAAACCAGGATTTACCGCCATGCGTCGCAAAGAAGCTGAACACAAAATTGAAGAAGTCGGCAAAGATTTACGCGCTATGTTTAGCTGGTTGAAAAAAGCTTAAGCAAAACAGAAAGTAACCCGTAGGGGCACGCCATGCCGTGCCCCTAAATCTTGCGATATAACGTTGTACCGCATCTGAGTGGGAACCGCTATCCAATTTTTTCTCCCCCTGCCTCCCCTGCTTCCCCTGCTCCCCCTGCCTTCCAAAACGATTGATTATTTTTTTTGTTGGAAGTCCCTTACCACCCCATTGTTCCAGGGCTACCTTTAAATGGCCCGACAATATCAGCAGTAATCCATCCCCCATAAAAATCGCCAGGTTGAGACATAACTAGCTCATCATTTACATAGCAAGCATCCATTAAACTAGGGTAAAAAGCGTAGTATTCTTGAATCGTTACAAAATCAGGTGTGGGTTCAATATATCGCCAAGCAGCGTTCCTTATATACTTTTCACCGATGCTGATATCATAATATTGACACTTGCCTTTCCATTCACACCAAGTTTTTTTAGGTGTTTCAATCAGATATTCTAGTTTAATATCTTCAGAAGGAAGGTAATAAACAGGAGGATGGCTAGTTTCTAAAACTCTTTTAGCTTTAGTTGTTTCTGCTAAAACAGTACCATTACAAATTATCCGAATTGATTTGTTGCTATCTTCTAAACGAGCCGGACGAGGATAATCCCAAACTGATTCTTGACCGGATTCTGGTACGATTGGATTTGGCCTCATTCTCAGTAATCTCCTTTCAAATCTTGAGCAATTCTAAAACCAGCGTGTTGATAAAAGTAGGGACGAAACCAGTTGCGATAGGTTGGTAATGCCATTGAACCATTAGTAGCCCAAGAACCGCCAAGCATCATCTGATGTTTATCATCAAAAAATGGTGCTGCTTGATCTTCGTAAAGCGGATGAGGTTGAAATCCTGGTAGGGCGTTGAATGTGTCCCCTAACCATTCCCAGACGTTTCCTCTAAGATCGTAAAGTCCAGAAGCACTATTAGCTGGTTTGAACATTCCCACAGGGCTGGGGGAAATGAATTGTAAGTTGAGATTATAGTTAGTTGATAATTGGTTATCCTCAGAGATAAGTAAGGCTTGATTCCATTCGGCTTCAGTCATCAAGCGCATATCTGAGCCTTGAGAACGACAAAATGCGATCGCTTCGTAGTAATTGACTTCTACAGGCCAGTCTAGGGGTAAGTCTATTTCGTCAAATATGGTTCGATAGCGATAACCATCCTGGAAGGGTATCCAGAATTTGGGATGTTGGACGTTGTAGAGTTGCTTCCAATCCCAAGATTCAGCATTCCAGTAGTCTGGATTATTGTAACCACCAGCTTGAACAAATTTCAGATATTCGCCGTTAGTTATGAGATATTGACTAGCTAAAAACGGTTTCACTTCAACAGTGCGATCGCCATATTCGCTATCCCAACCAAATGTAAGATCATCTTTGGGTTTTCCTAGTTTCACCACACCACCTGGAACCCGGCGCATTTCATTGTTGGGAATATTCCCCTTGCTAGGTGCGTAATTCCAGCCTTGGGGACGTTTTAAGCGATCGCTAGGCAATTGCCGCACCAGCATCGAAGAGGTTTCAAAGTGAATGCGACTATGTTCTATTCCCATCAGCAAAGCCCAAAAGGGATGCTGTTGATGAATTGGGAGATCCAGGGGAGTCTTTTGAATAACTTTTGCGATCGCTTCTCGCGCCTTGTCTCGATATTGCCAAACTTTTTCTACCTCAGGCCAGCTAACCCCTTGCATAGCTGCGTCGAGTTCTGTCGGTGTTTGTGGATCAACTCCGATTTCAAATAGGGTTTCGTATTGCGAATTAATTCCAGCTTTGATTAAACCAACGGCAATTAACTTATTTATGAAAAAAACAGCTGAGTGACCAAGATAAAAAATTAGACGGTTTCTTAAAGGATCGGGGTTAAGATAAAAAGTTTCTTCCCCGACCAAACTTTTCATGAGTGTTTCTTCAAGTTCCCAAGAATTCTCAAAGTAATTGAGCAGGCTTTGTGAACTGCAATCATTGAGTGTGGGGACTTGAGTTGATGTCAGTTTATTTATCGTTGCAACTAAAGCCATGATATTTTTGACAGAACATTCATCAGACAAATTACATAAACTACGACTTCTTACAAAAAAAAGTGTTGTTCATCACATTTTGTCTTGTGTCGTTATGATCAGACAATTTACTAAATTTGTAAATAGATAAAAGGTGTGGTTAAAATTACTCTAATTACGGCTTGTCAAAATAATATAAATAATGTATAAACGTTGAAAAAGTATAGACGAGGTTAAAACATTTATTAACTGTCTTATTGCTATCAAGTTAAGATTGCAATTAATTTAGAGAAGCATACGGCGATGCCTTCACAGTAGGCATCGCGGATTTTAGATTTAATCTAATCTAAAATCCCAAATCGAGTTAGCGATTCACCGCCGCAGCTTCCCTTGCTGCTGCTGCTTGATCTGGGTGGATACCCAAGCGAGTGAGATTAATCCGACCTTTGTTATCAATTTCGCGCACTTTGATAATCACTTCATCGCCCACCGCGACTTCATCCTCAACTTTGCCAACGCGGTAGTCAGCTAGTTGTGAGATGTGGATCATCCCTTCTTTTCCAGGCAGAAATTCCACAAATGCACCTATCGGTATAATCCGAGTGATGCGTCCTGCGTAGACATCCCCTTCGTGTAACTTGCGGGTCATGCCTTGGATGATGTTTCTGGCTCTCTTGGCCTTGTTCTCATCTACAGCAGAAATTGTCACGGTGCCATCATCTTCGATGTCAATTTTTGCACCAGTTTCCTCTGTAATCCCCTTAATCGTCTTACCTCCAGGCCCGATGACCAGACCAATCATGTCTGAATCAATCTTGATTGTTAACAGACGTGGGGCATAAGGTGAGGTTTCAGTCCGTGGCGTGTCAATACAGGCGAGCATTTTCTCCAGAATGTGCAACCGGGCTGCTTTAGCTTGGTGAACTGCTTGGGAAATAACCTCCAACGACAAACCGGAGATTTTCATATCCATTTGCAAGGCGGTAATCCCGGTATCCGTACCAGCAACTTTGAAGTCCATGTCGCCCAAAAAGTCTTCAATGCCCTGAATATCGGTGAGGACTCGCACTTCGTCCCCTTCCTTAATCAGACCCATTGCTGCACCACTAACGGGCTTGGTAATTGGTACACCAGCATCCATCAGGGCTAGGGTGGAACCGCAGACTGAACCCATTGAGGTGGAACCGTTGGAGGAAAGTACTTCCGATACGATGCGAATCACGTAGGGAAATTGTTCCTTTGACGGTAGCACAGGTAGTAGCGCTCGCTCTGCTAATGCCCCGTGACCAATTTCGCGCCTTCCTGGGGCCCGCATTGGCTTGGTTTCGCCGACTGAGAACGGCGGGAAGTTGTAATGATGCAGATAACGCTTGTGCTGATCTAGCTGCATGTCATCATTGAGGTTTTGGGCATCCCCCGGTGTACCTAGAGTACAAGCAGATAATACCTGAGTTAGTTCTCGGTTAAATAAACCGCTACCGTGGACTCGCTTTGGTAAGACACCAACTAAACAAGAAACAGGTCGCACTTGATCAAGTTTACGACCGTCAACGCGAATGTTATCTTCGATGATTTGCCGCCGCATGAAGTGTTTGGTAATATCTTTAAAGGTGTTACCAAGTGCCTTGCTATTTGCGGTTGCGGCAACTCGAATTGGGTCTTCTTCTGGCAGTTCCTTAATCGTTGTGGCAATTTCATCCTTGACCACATCTAAAGCGGCATCGCGTTCGGGTTTGGTGAAAGTAAATTGAGAGAGGATTTTCTTAATCTGGCCGCTAGCGCGATCGCGGATATAATTTTCTAGAGTCTGGTCTACTTCTGGTCGTCCTTCTTGCACTATTACTAGACCCAGTTCTGCTACTAAATCTTGCTGCGCTTTGATTAAGTCCCGCACTGCTTCATAACCAAAGTCAATCGCCTCGATAATATCTCGCTCTGGCAACTGATTGGCTCCCGCCTCCACCATGATCACGCCATGTGGTGAACCTGCTACTACCAGATCCAAGTCTCCGGCTTCAATTTCTGCATAAGTGGGGTTAATAATGAAATCATCTCCCACTAAACCAACCCGCACTGCTGCCATTGGCCCATTAAAAGGAATCTGGGCAATCAGGGTAGCGATTGAAGCGCCTGTAACTGCTAAAACATCGGGTGGAACTAACTCGTCCATCGACAGCGTTAAGGCAATAATTTGCAGGTCATCCCGTAGCCATGAAGGGAACAGGGGACGCATGGGGCGGTCTATAAGACGGCTGGTGAGAATTGTTTTTTCTGGTGGACGACCCTCTCGGCGCATGATCCCTCCGGGAATCCTACCAGCGGCATATAGCCTTTCTTCATAATCTACTGTGAGGGGAAGAAAATCAATGCCTTCTCTGGCTTGCGATCGCGTAGCCGTCACTAAAACGGATGTATCCCCTGATTCTATCAAAACCGACCCACCAGCCTGGGGAGCTAGTAGGCCTACTTTCAGTCGAATATCCCTTCCATCGAAGGATATTGACTTATCAACTTCTGCCATTCAGTTTTTTTTCCTTCTCTTTCGCTATTCTCTTTCTGTGGCAATCCTAACATTTATGCACTATGACTGACTTCTAGTACATACAAAGATAGATAAGTCGTTCAACCCAAACCGCGATACATCATCAGCGCATCTACCACTTGTTCATCCCCTAGCTTCGCTGCACGCGGAATGCGCCCAATGATCTCAAATCCTAACGACTGCCAAAGTGTAATTGAAGGT
It includes:
- the ilvC gene encoding ketol-acid reductoisomerase encodes the protein MARMYYDEDANLDLLAGKTIAIIGYGSQGHAHALNLKDSGLNVIVGLYPGSKSVAKAEAAGLTVKNVADAANAADFIMILLPDEVQKTIYKNEIEPNLEEGNVLAFAHGFNIHFGQVVPPANVDVVMVAPKGPGHLVRRTYEGGEGVPALFAVYQDASGQARDRAMSYAKGIGGTRAGVLETTFREETETDLFGEQAVLCGGLSALIKAGFETLVEAGYQPELAYFECLHEVKLIVDLVVEGGLAKMRDSISNTAEYGDYTRGPRIVTEQTKAEMQKILSEIQSGQFAREFVLENQSGKPGFTAMRRKEAEHKIEEVGKDLRAMFSWLKKA
- the ovoA gene encoding 5-histidylcysteine sulfoxide synthase; amino-acid sequence: MALVATINKLTSTQVPTLNDCSSQSLLNYFENSWELEETLMKSLVGEETFYLNPDPLRNRLIFYLGHSAVFFINKLIAVGLIKAGINSQYETLFEIGVDPQTPTELDAAMQGVSWPEVEKVWQYRDKAREAIAKVIQKTPLDLPIHQQHPFWALLMGIEHSRIHFETSSMLVRQLPSDRLKRPQGWNYAPSKGNIPNNEMRRVPGGVVKLGKPKDDLTFGWDSEYGDRTVEVKPFLASQYLITNGEYLKFVQAGGYNNPDYWNAESWDWKQLYNVQHPKFWIPFQDGYRYRTIFDEIDLPLDWPVEVNYYEAIAFCRSQGSDMRLMTEAEWNQALLISEDNQLSTNYNLNLQFISPSPVGMFKPANSASGLYDLRGNVWEWLGDTFNALPGFQPHPLYEDQAAPFFDDKHQMMLGGSWATNGSMALPTYRNWFRPYFYQHAGFRIAQDLKGDY
- a CDS encoding DUF427 domain-containing protein; this encodes MRPNPIVPESGQESVWDYPRPARLEDSNKSIRIICNGTVLAETTKAKRVLETSHPPVYYLPSEDIKLEYLIETPKKTWCEWKGKCQYYDISIGEKYIRNAAWRYIEPTPDFVTIQEYYAFYPSLMDACYVNDELVMSQPGDFYGGWITADIVGPFKGSPGTMGW
- a CDS encoding polyribonucleotide nucleotidyltransferase, encoding MAEVDKSISFDGRDIRLKVGLLAPQAGGSVLIESGDTSVLVTATRSQAREGIDFLPLTVDYEERLYAAGRIPGGIMRREGRPPEKTILTSRLIDRPMRPLFPSWLRDDLQIIALTLSMDELVPPDVLAVTGASIATLIAQIPFNGPMAAVRVGLVGDDFIINPTYAEIEAGDLDLVVAGSPHGVIMVEAGANQLPERDIIEAIDFGYEAVRDLIKAQQDLVAELGLVIVQEGRPEVDQTLENYIRDRASGQIKKILSQFTFTKPERDAALDVVKDEIATTIKELPEEDPIRVAATANSKALGNTFKDITKHFMRRQIIEDNIRVDGRKLDQVRPVSCLVGVLPKRVHGSGLFNRELTQVLSACTLGTPGDAQNLNDDMQLDQHKRYLHHYNFPPFSVGETKPMRAPGRREIGHGALAERALLPVLPSKEQFPYVIRIVSEVLSSNGSTSMGSVCGSTLALMDAGVPITKPVSGAAMGLIKEGDEVRVLTDIQGIEDFLGDMDFKVAGTDTGITALQMDMKISGLSLEVISQAVHQAKAARLHILEKMLACIDTPRTETSPYAPRLLTIKIDSDMIGLVIGPGGKTIKGITEETGAKIDIEDDGTVTISAVDENKAKRARNIIQGMTRKLHEGDVYAGRITRIIPIGAFVEFLPGKEGMIHISQLADYRVGKVEDEVAVGDEVIIKVREIDNKGRINLTRLGIHPDQAAAAREAAAVNR